One window of Fusarium oxysporum f. sp. lycopersici 4287 supercont2.40 genomic scaffold, whole genome shotgun sequence genomic DNA carries:
- a CDS encoding uncharacterized protein (At least one base has a quality score < 10), translating to MASPRASHGPSTSEKTAIPEPYNRSSRAVCKQLRQIHKACGQWPWEFLPGRIPEALDKHMLAPLVTAVEFACDDEHNVTLLELTEWLMGQKGDWVLTSTHASNALDWVIYTHDKRANRRRSTNNGIDSGRPSSRARKRQHSNDEVILPRPPRSDPQSRQKKRWAETKSPTAEDVAEVKAQSEPGPEPEPDFEPEPEPEPELELDHDMEMDVDDSNPNGDDGENTNANINTNTNLGGTNKQTLEEAIAASARRLEVARDNLKEYEDELETEREALKTINASLSEASEAHEAAIQKWRDAVLQADTKQNELQQFQNLAQSFSRDTQAALEQHSQSLRHLSDQAIEEEKHAEDELRTRRRAFCILEDRKDTKEGTIKKISARIRRYQDDIDAEEVKHQRLLAEHYLEVLSNDIIQGISIADISYAKILEIKLERDQRIWYEQRQMN from the exons ATGGCCAGCCCAAGGGCATCGCATGGCCCCTCTACATCTGAAAAAACGGCTATTCCTGAGCCTTATAATCGCAGTTCTCGGGCAGTCTGTAAACAACTGCGTCAGATTCACAAGGCATGTGGCCAGTGGCCTTGGGAGTTTCTTCCTGGCCGGATACCAGAGGCGTTAGATAAACACATGTTGGCACCGCTTGTTACGGCTGTTGAATTTGCGTGTGATGACGAACATAATGTCACTCTATTGGAGCTGACTGAATGGCTAATGGGTCAGAAGGGAGACTGGGTTTTGACATCAACGCATGCATCTAATGCCCTGGACTGGGTTATATATACTCATGACAAGAGAGCGAACAGGAGGAGATCAACCAATAATGGGATTGATAGCGGAAGACCGTCTTCTCGAGCTAGGAAGAGGCAACACTCAAACGACGAGGTGATACTTCCGCGACCTCCACGCTCAGACCCGCAGTCGCGCCAGAAGAAGCGCTGGGCCGAAACCAAATCGCCGACAGCTGAAGATGTCGCCGAGGTTAAGGCCCAATCTGAGCCCGGccctgagcctgagcctgacttcgagcctgagcctgaacCTGAACCTGAGCTCGAGTTGGACCATGATATGGAGATGGATGTGGATGACAGCAACCCCAacggcgatgatggtgagaaCACAAACGCAAACATAAACACGAACACGAACCTTGGCGGAACTAATAAACAAACACTTGAA GAAGCAATCGCAGCTTCAGCTCGTCGTCTTGAAGTAGCTCGCGACAATCTCAAAGAATATGAAGACGAGCTAGAAACCGAAAGAGAAGCCTTGAAAACGATAAACGCCTCACTGTCAGAGGCATCGGAGGCTCACGAAGCTGCCATACAGAAATGGAGAGATGCCGTCTTGCAAGCAGACACAAAACAGAACGAACTCCAACAGTTTCAAAACCTCGCCCAGTCTTTCTCACGCGATACACAAGCTGCCTTGGAGCAGCACAGCCAAAGCTTGCGGCATCTGAGCGACCAAGCAatcgaagaagagaaacatgCTGAAGACGAGCTCCGAACGCGACGACGTGCATTCTGCATCCTCGAAGATAGGAAAGATACAAAAGAGGGcaccatcaagaagatctcaGCACGGATCAGGCGATACCAAGACGACATTGACGCGGAGGAGGTGAAACATCAAAGGTTGCTTGCGGAGCATTACCTGGAGGTTTTGAGCAATGATATCATACAAGGCATTTCCATTGCCGACATATCGTATGCGAAGATTCTTGAAATTAAGTTAGAGCGTGACCAGAGAATTTGGTATGAACAAAGACAGATGAATTAA